Proteins co-encoded in one Callospermophilus lateralis isolate mCalLat2 chromosome 2, mCalLat2.hap1, whole genome shotgun sequence genomic window:
- the Snx15 gene encoding sorting nexin-15 isoform X1 has translation MSRQTKDDFLRHYTVSDPRTHAKGYTEYKVTAQFISKKDPEDVKEVVVWKRYSDFRKLHGDLAYTHRNLFRRLEEFPSFPRAQVFGRFEASVIEERRKGAEDLLRFTVHIPALNNSPQLKEFFRGGEVTRPCEVSRDLHILPPPLIPTPPPDEPRLLQPLPAERRGLEELEVSADPPPSSPAQEALDLLFNCGSTEEASGSPAQGPLSEAELALFDPFSKEEGAGPSPTHIGELAAMEVESTRLNQEPWEPGGQEEEEDGGGPRPAYLSQATELITQALRDEKAGAYPAALQGYRDGVHILLQGVPSDPSPARREGVKKKAAEYLKRAEEILHLHLSQLPP, from the exons ATGTCTCGCCAGACGAAAGATGACTTTCTACGGCACTATACGGTCTCCGACCCCAGGACCCACGCCAAGGGCTACACCGAGTACAAAGTAACCGCGCAG TTCATCTCCAAGAAGGACCCAGAGGATGTCAAAGAG GTGGTGGTCTGGAAGCGGTACAGTGATTTCCGCAAGCTGCATGGGGACCTGGCCTACACCCACCGCAACCTCTTCCGCCGCCTGGAGGAGTTCCCATCCTTCCCCCGTGCCCAGGTGTTTG GCCGGTTTGAAGCCTCTGTGATCGAGGAGCGGAGAAAGGGGGCCGAAGACCTGCTTCGCTTCACGGTGCACATCCCTGCACTCAACAACAGCCCCCAGCTCAAGGAGTTCTTCCGG GGTGGGGAGGTGACACGGCCCTGCGAAGTGTCCAGAGACCTGCACATTCTACCACCCCCTCTGATCCCCACACCACCCCCTGATGAGCCTCGATTGCTCCAGCCACTTCCTGCAGAAAGGAGGGGCCTAGAGGAGTTGGAGGTGTCAG CGGACCCCCCGCCGTCCAGCCCTGCCCAGGAGGCTCTGGATCTTCTCTTCAACTGTGGCAGCACAGAGGAGGCATCCGGCTCCCCTGCCCAAGGCCCTCTCTCTGAGGCTGAGCTTGCCCTCTTTGACCCCTTCTCCAAGGAAG AAGGTGCAGGCCCCAGCCCCACCCACATAGGTGAGCTGGCAGCCATGGAAGTGGAGTCCACGAGGCTGAACCAGGAGCCCTGGGAGCCAGGAGggcaggaggaagaagaggatggAGGAGGGCCTCGCCCTGCCTATCTTAGCCAGGCCACAGAGCTCATCACCCAGGCCCTGCGGGACGAGAAGGCAGGCGCCTACCCTGCTGCGCTCCAGGGCTACCGAGATGGTGTGCACATTCTGCTCCAGGGGGTGCCCA GTGACCCGTCCCCTGCCCGCCGGGAAGGTGTGAAGAAGAAGGCAGCTGAGTACCTAAAGCGGGCTGAAGAGATTCTACACCTGCACCTGTCTCAACTGCCGCCCTGA
- the Snx15 gene encoding sorting nexin-15 isoform X2 has product MSRQTKDDFLRHYTVSDPRTHAKGYTEYKVTAQFISKKDPEDVKEVVVWKRYSDFRKLHGDLAYTHRNLFRRLEEFPSFPRAQVFGRFEASVIEERRKGAEDLLRFTVHIPALNNSPQLKEFFRGGEVTRPCEVSRDLHILPPPLIPTPPPDEPRLLQPLPAERRGLEELEVSADPPPSSPAQEALDLLFNCGSTEEASGSPAQGPLSEAELALFDPFSKEEGAGPSPTHIGELAAMEVESTRLNQEPWEPGGQEEEEDGGGPRPAYLSQATELITQALRDEKAGAYPAALQGYRDGDPSPARREGVKKKAAEYLKRAEEILHLHLSQLPP; this is encoded by the exons ATGTCTCGCCAGACGAAAGATGACTTTCTACGGCACTATACGGTCTCCGACCCCAGGACCCACGCCAAGGGCTACACCGAGTACAAAGTAACCGCGCAG TTCATCTCCAAGAAGGACCCAGAGGATGTCAAAGAG GTGGTGGTCTGGAAGCGGTACAGTGATTTCCGCAAGCTGCATGGGGACCTGGCCTACACCCACCGCAACCTCTTCCGCCGCCTGGAGGAGTTCCCATCCTTCCCCCGTGCCCAGGTGTTTG GCCGGTTTGAAGCCTCTGTGATCGAGGAGCGGAGAAAGGGGGCCGAAGACCTGCTTCGCTTCACGGTGCACATCCCTGCACTCAACAACAGCCCCCAGCTCAAGGAGTTCTTCCGG GGTGGGGAGGTGACACGGCCCTGCGAAGTGTCCAGAGACCTGCACATTCTACCACCCCCTCTGATCCCCACACCACCCCCTGATGAGCCTCGATTGCTCCAGCCACTTCCTGCAGAAAGGAGGGGCCTAGAGGAGTTGGAGGTGTCAG CGGACCCCCCGCCGTCCAGCCCTGCCCAGGAGGCTCTGGATCTTCTCTTCAACTGTGGCAGCACAGAGGAGGCATCCGGCTCCCCTGCCCAAGGCCCTCTCTCTGAGGCTGAGCTTGCCCTCTTTGACCCCTTCTCCAAGGAAG AAGGTGCAGGCCCCAGCCCCACCCACATAGGTGAGCTGGCAGCCATGGAAGTGGAGTCCACGAGGCTGAACCAGGAGCCCTGGGAGCCAGGAGggcaggaggaagaagaggatggAGGAGGGCCTCGCCCTGCCTATCTTAGCCAGGCCACAGAGCTCATCACCCAGGCCCTGCGGGACGAGAAGGCAGGCGCCTACCCTGCTGCGCTCCAGGGCTACCGAGATG GTGACCCGTCCCCTGCCCGCCGGGAAGGTGTGAAGAAGAAGGCAGCTGAGTACCTAAAGCGGGCTGAAGAGATTCTACACCTGCACCTGTCTCAACTGCCGCCCTGA